The following DNA comes from Vibrio gigantis.
CCGATGTTCTTATTGGGTCTATGGGCTTTCAATGACGATTGGCGAACCGCTTTTTACGTTCCTGCATTTTTTGCCACTCTCGTTGCTATTTTTGTTTGGTTCACAGTAAGAGATACGCCTCAGTCTTGTGGTCTACCTCCAATTGAAGAACACAAAAATGACTACCCAGATGATTACGACAAGTCTCACGAAACTGAGATGACAGCAAAAGAGATCTTCTTTAAGTATATCTTTAATAACAAGCTGTTGTGGTCAATCGCTATCGCAAACGCGTTCGTTTACCTGATTCGTTATGGTGTACTTGATTGGGCTCCTGTTTATCTAAAAGAAGCGAAAGACTTCTCTGTAGATAAATCATCTTGGGCTTACTTCTTATACGAGTGGGCAGGTATTCCGGGCACGCTATTGTGTGGTTGGATCTCAGATAAGTTATTCAAAGGTCGCCGCGCTCCAGCTGGTATTTTGTTCATGGTACTGGTTACCGTCGCAGTACTGGTTTACTGGTTTAACCCGGCAGGTAACCCAACGGTTGATATGTTGGCTCTAATTGCGATTGGTTTCTTAATTTACGGCCCTGTAATGCTAATCGGCCTTTACGCACTTGAGCTTGCTCCTAAGAAAGCTGCGGGCACAGCGGCTGGCCTAACCGGTCTATTCGGTTACTTAGGTGGTGCAGTTGCAGCAAACGCAGTACTTGGCTTCATGGTTGACCATTATGGATGGGATGGCGGTTTCACCATCTTGGTTGGCGCTTGTGTCGCTTCAATCATCTGTTTGGTATACGCATTTATTGGTGAGCGTAAGCACCATAAAGAGAAAAGCCTCGAACGTGAAAAAGAAGCGCTAGCTCAATAGTGTATTCACAAAACCACACCGACGAATAAACGACAGAGGCAGGTATATCCTGCTTCTGTTTTATCAAGGGAAACAATAATGAAAACAACGCCACTGTCTCTGACCTTATTAGCACTAAGCTTATCTGCACAAGCGTTCGCTGAGCCTTTAGTGATTGCTCATCGCGGCGCTTCTGGTTATTTACCTGAACACACATTACCCGCCAAAGCGCTCGCTTATGCGATGAACCCCGATTACATCGAACAAGATGTCGTGATGACCAAAGACGACCAATTGGTGGTTTTACATGATCACTATCTAGATCGAGTAACCGATGTCGCTGACCGCTTTCCAACACGCGCTCGTGCAGACGGTCGCTTCTACGCAATTGATTTTACGCTTGCAGAGATCAAATCCCTGAAAGTGACCGAAGGCTTTAACCTAGATGAACAAGGTAACAGAGTGGCAGGGTACCCAACGCGCTTCCCAATGTGGCAGTCTGATTTCCGTGTCGCTACCTTTGCAGAAGAAATCGAACTGATCCAAGGGTTAAATAAGACCTTAGGTTATGACGTAGGTATCTATCCTGAAATTAAAGCACCCTGGTTCCATCGCCATGAAGGCAAAGACATATCTAAAGCGGTACTAGCCACATTACAGCAATATGGTTACCTATCGAAAGATGACAAAGTGTATTTACAGTGTTTCGATGCTAATGAACTTCAGCGCATAAATGATGAACTCATGCCGGCGATGGAGATGGATCTTAAGCTCGTTCAGTTGATGGCCTATACAGACTGGAACGAAACCATGACTTACAAGGGCGATAAAGCAACGCCATACAGTTATGACTGGATGTTTGAAGCGGGTGGTATGGAAAAAGTTGCGACTTATGCAGAAGGAATAGGCCCTTGGAAGCCAATGTTGGTGGACGATGCATCGACCAAAGAGAACATCATCATTAAACCATTAATGAAATCTGCCAAAGATTCAGGCTTAGATGTTCACCCATACACATTCCGCGCTGATCCAGGCCGAATTCCAGGTTATGTCGATAACTTCGATGGCATGTTGGATGTGTTTTATAACCAAGTGAAAGTCGACGGGGTGTTTACCGATTTCCCAGACAAAGCGGTCGACTTTTTAAACCGTTAATTGGTTAATCCACAATAAAATACAAAGAGTTAAAAGCACTGCCTGAAGGTGTTTTTAGCTCTTTTTTTGATCTAACAATCCTGCATTAAATCTACACTCTTAGCACACACTTTAATCGTTACTTGGTTTACACCGTTTACACTCCTTGATAGGTTACGCGCAATGCAGTCAGGTGCTCAATATGTAGCGCTTCTGGCTGAAACGAATATTGAAAATGGACACATGATGGAAGAAAGAAGCAAAGCTTATCTCGATAGCTACCTCAACACATTACCAGCGGACGTTGCTTCGCAATACACCTCTTTTAGTTCCGACTATTACTGTGCTGACGAATACAACGCCAACCTATGTGCCCAGTTAATTCTCAAAGGTGAAAAACAGGCATCTTGCAGCCTTGAATATTGGTACAGCCATGAAGGAGAAGTTATGCCTGTCGTGGGACATTTGCAAGTCGTCACCGATTGGGGTGGCAAACCAGTTTGCATTGTCGAGGTAATCTCGGTGTCGCTGTGCAAATACAACGAAGTGACCGCTGAGTTTGCTGCCGCAGAAGGCGAGGGTGATAAAACACTAGAATGGTGGAGAGATGCGCACTGGAACTTCTTCTCACGTGAATGTGAAGAGCTCAAAATTGCGCCAACTGAAGACATGTTACTCGTACTTGAGCGCTTCAAAGTGGTTTATCAATAGTGAAGCCACCTTGAGTGTCATATTGAATCTCGAGACATGGCACGTTAGCCTTCATCTGACCAACGCCAGGTAACCAATAATCACAAGGAGAGTGATGTGAAAATAGCAATATTGGATGACTATCAGAACGTCGTTAAAGACCTCGATTGCTTCAACAAGCTCGCACAACACGATGTCACTGTATTTACCGAGACTTATTCAGAGCAACAACTCGCCGTTAAGTTGATCTCGTTTGAAGCCATAGTGCTCATTC
Coding sequences within:
- the glpQ gene encoding glycerophosphodiester phosphodiesterase → MKTTPLSLTLLALSLSAQAFAEPLVIAHRGASGYLPEHTLPAKALAYAMNPDYIEQDVVMTKDDQLVVLHDHYLDRVTDVADRFPTRARADGRFYAIDFTLAEIKSLKVTEGFNLDEQGNRVAGYPTRFPMWQSDFRVATFAEEIELIQGLNKTLGYDVGIYPEIKAPWFHRHEGKDISKAVLATLQQYGYLSKDDKVYLQCFDANELQRINDELMPAMEMDLKLVQLMAYTDWNETMTYKGDKATPYSYDWMFEAGGMEKVATYAEGIGPWKPMLVDDASTKENIIIKPLMKSAKDSGLDVHPYTFRADPGRIPGYVDNFDGMLDVFYNQVKVDGVFTDFPDKAVDFLNR
- a CDS encoding ASCH domain-containing protein gives rise to the protein MEERSKAYLDSYLNTLPADVASQYTSFSSDYYCADEYNANLCAQLILKGEKQASCSLEYWYSHEGEVMPVVGHLQVVTDWGGKPVCIVEVISVSLCKYNEVTAEFAAAEGEGDKTLEWWRDAHWNFFSRECEELKIAPTEDMLLVLERFKVVYQ
- the glpT gene encoding glycerol-3-phosphate transporter, encoding MFGIFKPMAHIDRLSSDKIDSTYTRLRWQLFLGIFVGYAGYYLVRKNFSLAMPYLIEQGFSRGELGVALAAVSIAYGLSKFLMGSVSDRSNPRYFLSGGLLMSALVMFCFGFMPWATGSITAMFILLFLNGWFQGMGWPACGRTMVHWWSRKERGEIVSVWNVAHNVGGGLIGPMFLLGLWAFNDDWRTAFYVPAFFATLVAIFVWFTVRDTPQSCGLPPIEEHKNDYPDDYDKSHETEMTAKEIFFKYIFNNKLLWSIAIANAFVYLIRYGVLDWAPVYLKEAKDFSVDKSSWAYFLYEWAGIPGTLLCGWISDKLFKGRRAPAGILFMVLVTVAVLVYWFNPAGNPTVDMLALIAIGFLIYGPVMLIGLYALELAPKKAAGTAAGLTGLFGYLGGAVAANAVLGFMVDHYGWDGGFTILVGACVASIICLVYAFIGERKHHKEKSLEREKEALAQ